A part of Phoenix dactylifera cultivar Barhee BC4 chromosome 2, palm_55x_up_171113_PBpolish2nd_filt_p, whole genome shotgun sequence genomic DNA contains:
- the LOC103710811 gene encoding HMG-Y-related protein A-like, with protein sequence MIGAAIRCLAEEGGSTMAAISHYIRSNYDDIPDGHDRLLPYYLGKLTAQGEFVMTAPGRFLVADAAAAPGGSSKPMHDNDEDSTQPKPDAHEGDVVEPESKADQVDGDVESSGFVLALPWEAPPVTLPAPANKGGHHEARPAPRRRGRPPKVCPNAGGMAQDKEGGNDGKDEQDEPEPTPTQAEDAGEDSPSSSPRRRGRGRPPKSKRNCQSKPTVQGHA encoded by the coding sequence ATGATAGGTGCTGCAATCCGATGTTTAGCGGAGGAAGGAGGCTCTACCATGGCAGCAATTTCTCATTATATTCGATCCAATTACGACGACATCCCGGACGGGCACGACAGGCTCCTTCCTTACTACCTCGGCAAGCTCACCGCCCAGGGGGAGTTCGTCATGACCGCACCTGGCCGCTTTCTGGTCGCTGACGCTGCCGCTGCGCCCGGTGGATCATCCAAGCCCATGCACGACAACGACGAGGACTCCACCCAACCGAAGCCCGACGCCCATGAAGGCGACGTCGTCGAGCCCGAGTCCAAAGCAGATCAGGTCGACGGCGACGTTGAATCATCGGGATTTGTACTTGCCTTGCCATGGGAAGCGCCTCCAGTGACTCTGCCTGCGCCTGCGAATAAAGGAGGACATCATGAAGCCAGACCGGCGCCTAGACGTCGTGGTCGTCCACCGAAAGTGTGCCCAAACGCAGGGGGGATGGCCCAAGATAAGGAGGGTGGCAACGATGGGAAGGACGAACAAGATGAGCCAGAGCCCACGCCAACGCAGGCTGAGGACGCTGGCGAGGatagcccttcttcttctccaaggCGCCGGGGAAGAGGAAGACCCCCCAAGAGCAAGCGGAACTGTCAATCGAAGCCCACGGTTCAAGGCCACGCTTAG